The genomic segment GTTATGCTTCTGTAAACTACCACAGTaaatttttaataaaagaatCAATATGTGATTGAATTACAAACTTTAACCTTGAATTCAAGGgggatttttgatttttgttttttttacaaaaccTCTGCATTAGCCGTTTAGGAATTACAGATGTTCTTTTTACACAGCCATTTCTAGAGGCTcaaaattcatttagaaaattGACCGACAAGATGTTTCAAGGCCATGTGACTACTGCTCCCTTGACATGACATATCTGCTTCATCACAAATGAATCATTAGGCTTAAAAAACTAAATCTGTCACAGGGGTAAACAAAACTTTAGAAGAGGCCAGCTACATGCAGTGACAGTGGCAGAATTATTTCTAtggttaaaaaacagaaaaacaacatcagCCAAGTCTGGAACACTCTGGAGGAGGAAGGCATATCATCATGAACGTTTACAAACAGGAGATGCCTTCATTGAAATCCAGAGGGTTTTGTATCATGGTGCAAACCTctggttacactcaagaacaaGAAGGCCAGACAAGACTTTGTTAGAAAACATCTAGAAACATCTGAAGGAACCTGGCAAAAGCAAACACCTGGAagtcaagaaaacaaacacagaaaatagtgATGTGTAATGATTTTCATCCAATTATTAAAAGTAACCCAACAAATTGTTCACATAATTTTATCGGTAAACATAAGTTAGCTTATTATCCAGTGCTGCATAGGAAAGCAGCTTTGTTATTAATATGTAGAGAGACAAAATAAGTGAGAAAAAAGGCAAGTCtaggttaaagaaaaaaagtgaacgTTTTGTTGTGAGTTGTCATGTTAACTCAGTCATTCATATCAGAGCTTGTTTTTAAACCAGTTTCTGTTGCCCATTACTGATGTTGCGAATTCCCGTCATAAAGGAAAAGGCAAGGCGCATCCTGAACTGGTCACCTGTCTGTCTCAAGGTTAAATGTTGTGTTTAGGCATTATCTAAGATAATGATTAAATGATACAAAGGAGGAACACTAAGTAAAATAGCATCTTCAAAACAGCTACTGTAGTAGGAAACTAGTGCTTTTACATGACAGAGATTTataactgtgtgttttttgtttttgttttttctgtttcactcGGAAAACATTTTTCTGTAGGTGAACAATGCTCACCCCAGACCATCTATAGAGACATCCCTGCCATATATCCATCAGAATTGGGTGGAGAGGAAATGAGAGGCGAAAGAGGTAAGCATCCTGGGTAAGCATTTAAACTGTGAGCTTTGGTGTTCTCTAAGAGTGTTGCTTCACATATTTATAAAACAATATTAACAGGATAAAATTGATAAATCCACTTTCTTGTGGTTACTGTTGTTCATTTAATGATTTGACAGTAGGATTACACTAAATGGGCACATGCTTGAAATATGGAGCTTGGGATTGGAGTGATGTcagtctacaaagtgcaacagcaacaaaagataataaaaatatatacattacCTTCATGCCTACTTAGTGCATTGTCATGAAAATGACTTTACACATAAGGGGAACTCTGTTGGTCACACTATAACATTTTATAAATAAGAACATTGTGCAGCTGCCTTctgctctcttcctcttctGGGGCAAAGGTGCAGGTCTTCTTAAACCAACCATGTTTCAGTCCTCTTCTTTTCACGTGATCACATCACTAAGTTGCTTTGCAGGGTAACAGTGTTCAGGGTTTTGAATCTGTGAAATAACAACACTCCATTTGTTAAACACAATCTTATTAGACTAAAACACTCTGATATAAATACAAGTGGAAGCATAAAATATAAGCACTTTGGAATAAATAGTCCttagaaaaaaaaccttttattcatttaactaTATTGAGTTATAAAGACATTCATATTTACTTACTAACCTTTCACtagtggaggagtttaaatgTTGTCAGAGACACTTTTTGCATCTCCCAAAGGCAAATTGGTCCAGGATGAAGGGACGCCTTAAAAGCGATTCTAAAAAATTCCATGTGATGAAAACCAAGGAACCAAAATATATTGTTAAGAATAAAGTTATCAGGGCCCATTCTTGCCTGCCAAGTAGACCCTCTCTGGGCCTGCATCATGTAGTAGGGGTCTGTGCCTTAGTGGATTGGGAAACATCCAAAGGCAATCTAGTTCCTGATTTCCAATAGGTGGAATGATCCGGAGAGAGGGGAGCCTGGACTTTGGCTTCAGCCAGACTCACCTTAGAATGCAACACAATCTCCTGCAGAGGAGGTGGAATATACACTGCATGGAGATTTTGGATAAGAGGATTTCTTTTACCTGTGTCTTTGGGTTGGGGGAACAGCATCTGATTGTTGTGGTTTGCTTTTTGAGTCTTCACATTCTTGAAATACTTGTGTGGGGGGCTGCAAAAATGTCTCCTTTTTGGGgacctttttgttcttttgtgggACTTCAGTGctcattcaggtaaaagtgaaACCTGAAGGCATGTGATTTGGAGCAATGGACGGCCCAGTTCTAACTCAGGTGCCTATTATTCTGAACAGTTTGAGATATTCAAAACTAAATTATGACAAGGGCATTAATGGCTCTTCAGTCACAAGTGGCTCCACCAACTCTACCAGCTCCACTAACCCTCTCATACCTAAACATGATgccacggtggttagcactgttgcctcacaccAAGAAGGTCCTGAATTTGACTCCACCATCCGACTGGGGACTTTCAGTGTGAAATATACATGTTCTTTGGCTATTTCGGCTACTTCCCACAGTACAAACAAACGCAATTTTTAggggttaattggtgattctaattAACCCAACGCCTAAATGAAGACCAGCTTTTTACCACTGCAAGGTGAAAATATTACTTTGTTATATCTTGGAGCTCAATTCACATTTCTGCCTTTAGCCCTCACCAGTTCTGTTCATATCTAGGTTTAGTGGGTGCATCTTTGCTTTTTGAAGAGGAAGAGGACCTGTTCACATCATGAAGGGTTACGCTTCAGCTTGCAGAGGGGTATTTAGTTTCTGGTTGGAATAGAGCAGTGTCTTAATcaagaaaatgttcttttagAGTGCAGGGTGTTTCCAGCATTGAAGTAGCTCCTTGACACTCCTGTTAAAACTctgcaaaaaggaagaaaatgaaCCACACAACATATCTAACATATATTGGACTTTATTAACAcattattaacatttttaattgaatgtattttaaatgtgtgaaaatgtcaTATAGTCATATATTTTCTAAgataaagtaataataatagattTATTTGCATTCAAATTCTATTCTATGGAATAATAAACTTTTACTATAATAATAAACAATCAAAGCATAAAAACTGTTGTACTATGTTTATACATTGCAAGTAATTTCACAAGCTGCCTACATTATATACTTATAGAACATaaagtaaatacatttttctatACTTatccttttttacttttattattctGTCATCAATGTAGTGCAGAAAATATATAATTCTGACATGAGCTGTTATGTATAAGgagtacttttacttttgattACTCTTACTTGATATGTTAAAACTTCTTCTGTTTATTAAATCACTGCAGCCAgtttccagttttgaatttttaagAAACCAAGTAATTTAAATGTACATAGACAATATTCCACTGATCTTTGCAAAGTAGACAAGTCCTGCTGCTGTAGAGAGAGTAAATGTTCACCACTACATGAACTTAAACAAATCCCATATATCCTCATTAGgaattttgtatttaaaatttttaattgtGCTACATTTTTGAAATTTCCAGAtaatttgagaaaattaaaaagacTGGACACTGatggaaaaatgcaaaaaaaacttttttcccAAATCCTAGTTCGTCCCAAGAatgaatttaacaaaaaaataaataaataaataaaactatagTAATTACATGAATGCTAGTAACTCTAAACAaaacatgtcaaattaaaattggtatgacaaagacagaaagcccaaagcttttcattttaaatccaTAATTTTCAAGTTAGTTTTGTTAGTTCTGGTTTAATTAATAACACAGTCATTATGCATTTGGCAAATACCCTATAATAACTACAATAACCACATTTAGATAGTTAAGTTCTTactcattaaaataaatattattatgaTGTGGTTTCATATGTGAAGCATAGGTGATAAATTCAATCTTTTTCGCTGctcctaaaaacaaaaaattcatTTCCCTTAACATAAAACACCACAGATCTAAACTGAGTACAATATTCATGATTTGAACTGTTCCCTTGACTACAAGGGTAGCCAAACTTTCACAGTCACTGTAGTGGACTAAGCAAAGATTTCAAATCTTAAAATTTCCCGTTAATACTTAAGTAGAGTTGGAATTTACAATAACAGTGCAGATGAAATGGTGCTTTGATTGAGAGCAGCGTCTCACTTTATTGCAACAATATTGTTAAAGCTCGACTACTAATTTGTAATTTCATGTTCTACTCTACCCTGATCAGACTACTTCTCATTGTAGCTCTGTCTTTCTGACAGGCTCGTCAGGTCTGCTTTTATGACTGCTGTAATCTCCACGTTGCTGAGCCTGTGGCTTGGTGCTGCTTGGGAGATAGGCTTGGTAGGAGGCTTATACTACTATACTCTAATACTTGATATCGTGAAGCAAGCAGGTACTTTGTCTTCTGTACTTCTACTATAGTGTAAGTGTTCTTGTCAGAGCCCAATCATTTATTCAACAGAGATTCTGTAAAATGTCCTCAAGAAAGACACTCCTCCTAAGAATATGGCTGAGCTGAAGCAGCTCATTAAGGATAAAAGGCTCAAATTTCTGCACATCACTGGCCTTATTCACCAAATCTCATAGCATAAAGAGATGTTCCTGGTAAACTAAACTGTAAGGAAATTCTTAAAATGGTCTTTTGATAATTTCTGCCTTAAAGGTAAGATTAAATACAGGTTAAAACTAAATGTATCCACAAAGTATCTTAACAGAGAGCTTCTGAGGTGAAAAACAGGAGTAGGAATGGAGACTTTTAAGAGGCTAAGATTTTCTTAAGCAGAACAGAAAGAAATGGTGGTAAGACAAACAGAGTTTGTGTTGAATGTCAGCGATTAATCGAATTTTACAGATTAAATTGAGTAAAGACAAAGTTTGTGCTCAACCTGATTAGAGATGCGCTTATGGCTCCTGTCCAATAGAATAATGAGCAACAGTGCATCAGTGATGACTTGTGTGTGTCGCATCCATCTGGAAGCACACTCATCACACAGACAGTTACAGTGCTTTTAAAAGTCATATtgctatatatttatatcttatATATTCATGCGCAAAAGATTCTTGTTAGCTTAAGTGTATtgtgttttttcattattattcatgCTTGTTCCACAAAGGTTTTTTGCTTGtattatattttacattaaatatgATCTAAATTTCTGCAGCCTTTAACTGCACTTTGTTCTTTACTGCTTATTTACacttaatgttttaatgttgcaTTAAAGTTAAAATTGTTCCAGGTAGGTTATTTCTGTAAACTACCTAAATCTTGTTGTTTATACATACAAATTTAAACCACACGAAACTTTAACATTACTCAGAACAACAGGATCTGTAATCCATAGTGAAAGTGAAGCTTTGTCATTTTGTACAGACTGTACTGAGCCATATCTTTGAGCAACCAGTATTAATTTATAAGCGATAGACATTTTTATTGTATAAGAGGTACAAATTATATGAAGGAACCAAAAAAGTTTAggtatttacattttatgtcTTCAGTTGCAGTTTACCTTAGTGTGTGGCCATGAAATCCTGGAAAACATCATCTCCAGTCCATCCACAGCTAAGTTGACCAGGATGTAGTTGAGAAAGTCCAGATCAGATTTGGACAAACATGAAGAAATCTACAAAGGTCTACCAAATGAAACTGTGGGTGTTCAAAGGACTTCAACCTCCTCGTCTGGTTGGAAATGAGGGTGTAGATGCATTTTACTGGACACCTCTAGGAATTAACAAACACTTAATGTAATTACAGTTTCTTATTTTATAAATGGTGACGATCTCAACTTAGTGAAATTAGATTTCAGGTTGGGTGAGGTTAAGAGAAATTTGTTAATGATCTTAACAGTAAATCGTGTTTTAAGTCTTTCTCTTAATTTGTTAGCTGAGGTCAGGTAATGAGGCTGCCACCTGAGGCACCTTGAGGTGTGTCAGGGTTGAAAGGTATTATCTGCAGTCCGGTTTCCACTGTAGTGTCATCCGTTTAGCTATCAGGCATTTAGGTACTTACCACAGTCAAACCCTGGTAGATTGAAAGACTATTATAGgacaaaaaagaataaaatgggaatggttagTGTATGTAATAATACTAATATATGTATCTGCAACGTATAGATATGTTTAAGCATCCAAAGGGCAGGTAATACACAGAGGTCGATCAAAAATGATAGCATATTGAATAATCACACCAGTCAGCAAAAGCCAAAATTAAATTAGCAATAAATGATgttgaaaatgtaaaagaaactAAATTTATTATCATATCAAATCACATAACTGGGACTAAACAGAACATCACAAGCAAGTTGATCTGAATTAATCACAGGTAACAGAGAAATGATGTGGTTTCTCCATCATGTAGCCCAATCATCATCTATCACTTCTATCTGTCAAATAAACAGAAGGATAACTGATATTAGATGTTCTTGGCCACTGATAGTGTTGCAGTAGCTTAAAGAAGACCACAAATTGGCTAAGTCTTTACCGGACATTTTCTTTCCGACCTGTGACAGTAAGCTTTTACCACATCACAGCTAGGCTACCACAGGTGAGATACTGAGGTTAATCCGATCAGGATAATGACACCCAAAGTTCCTCCATATGGAGACAGACTGTTAGGGTGAAAAATGCTTGACTGTAGGTCTGGTctgaaataattaaaacataAGAAATTTAATGTAGGGTAGTTAAGCACTCTAGGAAAGAAAGCACCCACAGTGAATTGGATTAGAAGAAGGCAGATGAAGCAGGTAAAACACTTGTTTCAACACATACATAGCTCACATTAAAAGACACAGACTATGTAAAGCACACTATCACTAAACATTATCTGCTGTAGATAATATATTTAACACTCTACAATCAATACACTTGTTCTTATATACACAGACAGTTCTCATATTTCAGGTatgatttgtgtgtttgctcatgATTAATGTCTCGTCAGACTTTAAAAGCTGAGGGAAGGTAATTCCCTTTCTCGAGTAAGGATTAGGAGAATTCCTCCGGACTTGGAAAGTGGAGCAAATTAGTTTGGACCCTGTCCTGTCTATCCGGTGTTAAGATTAATTAGTGACCTCTTAGCTTTTGCACTACCTCACAATCCTCTAATCCCATTTTGGCTGTTTGACAGGTTTAGTGGAGAGGTATAAAAATCGCAGGGTGTAACTTGAAACCTCGTCACCATCCACACAAGTAGACTCTTTACGCAGACTCAACTAAACAGCTGACTAGCAAAGATGGTTTGGGATGGAGGAATTGAGCCCAATGGCACTGAAGGCAAGAACTTCTACATTCCCATGTCCAACAGGACTGGGATTGTTAGAAATCCTTTTGAGTACCCTCAATATTATATGGTGGACCCGATAACTTACAAAATTCTAGCTTTCTACATGTTCTTCCTGATCTGCACTGGGACTCCCATCAACGGCCTGACATTGTTCGTAACTGCTCAGAACAAGAAGCTCCGGCAACCTCTCAACTATATCCTGGTCAACCTGGCTGTGGCTGGACTCATCATGTGCTGCTTCGGATTCACCATCACAATCACATCAGCTGTTAATGGCTACTTCATTCTTGGACCCACCTTCTGTGCTATTGAGGGATTCATGGCCACACTTGGAGGTAATAAAGAAGGCAGATCTTTTTCAGGATCCTTTCTATTTCATTGGCAGATATACAGTATCAATGAATAACTCACCTTTTCTGTCAACAGGTGAAGTTGCTCTCTGGTCACTTGTTGTCCTGGCTGTTGAGAGGTACATTGTGGTCTGCAAACCCATGGGAAGCTTCAAGTTCACTGGAGCTCATGCTGGTGCTGGAGTTTTCTTCACATGGGTCATGGCAATGGCTTGTGCTGCACCTCCACTTTTTGGCTGGTCCAGGTAATTtctatttctttcatttcatcataatgattttaaaaacagtcagaaTACTACACAAAGGAGATTAACAAGATGAAGAAGTAGTTAGTTGTAAAGGTCTTGAAATATTATGAATGTTGAATAAAAGCTGGATAAAAGCTAATTTTATTGAAGAAATAcatgagatttttaaaaaaaatcaatctcaCACAGGT from the Oreochromis aureus strain Israel breed Guangdong linkage group 5, ZZ_aureus, whole genome shotgun sequence genome contains:
- the LOC116334270 gene encoding green-sensitive opsin-like, which produces MVWDGGIEPNGTEGKNFYIPMSNRTGIVRNPFEYPQYYMVDPITYKILAFYMFFLICTGTPINGLTLFVTAQNKKLRQPLNYILVNLAVAGLIMCCFGFTITITSAVNGYFILGPTFCAIEGFMATLGGEVALWSLVVLAVERYIVVCKPMGSFKFTGAHAGAGVFFTWVMAMACAAPPLFGWSRYIPEGMQCSCGPDYYTLAPGFNNESYVIYMFVVHFFVPVFIIFFTYGSLVMTVKAAAAQQQDSASTQKAEKEVTRMCVLMVMGFLVAWTPYASFAGWIFLNKGAAFSALTAALPAFFAKSSALYNPVIYVLMNKQFRNCMLSTIGMGGMVEDETSVSTSKTEVSSVS